A single window of Desulfovibrio sp. G11 DNA harbors:
- a CDS encoding dual CXXC motif small (seleno)protein: protein MSFFASRDAETTIACPNCPDKLHIVRTCHEVFMRCPGCGAEFPLQDYIRQADDAMENFLENVYCNRI from the coding sequence ATGTCTTTTTTTGCTTCCCGCGATGCCGAAACTACCATCGCCTGTCCCAACTGTCCGGACAAATTGCACATCGTTCGCACGTGTCATGAAGTTTTTATGCGTTGCCCCGGGTGTGGGGCAGAATTTCCCCTGCAGGATTATATCAGGCAGGCTGATGACGCCATGGAAAATTTTTTGGAAAATGTTTACTGTAACCGTATTTGA